In Eleutherodactylus coqui strain aEleCoq1 chromosome 4, aEleCoq1.hap1, whole genome shotgun sequence, the following are encoded in one genomic region:
- the LOC136624572 gene encoding uncharacterized protein C3orf38 homolog, whose product METFAEDTGEVVPYYSVVTEVLTDDFGRQLCKWFYYTLPTQIHQCFDEFASNFFMDNVHLQCVYSIYGQNKLECSGLKMITWVLYGIFKEENLNFSPNLDFGGLKTEHDRYGILTVKVSGTVHKDNSYIGIFDHTFKAVQLPGKKEFKIKSVQLNMQT is encoded by the exons ATGGAGACATTCGCTGAAG ATACTGGAGAGGTTGTTCCTTATTACAGTGTTGTCACCGAG GTCCTAACCGATGACTTTGGAAGACAGTTATGCAAATGGTTCTACTATACATTACCCACACAGATCCATCAATGTTTCGATGAATTTGCATCCAATTTCTTTATGGACAATGTACATCTTCagtgtgtatatagtatatatggacAGAATAAGTTGGAGTGTTCGGGTCTGAAAATGATAACTTGGGTTCTGTATGGAATATTCAAAGAGGAGAACCTCAACTTCAGCCCAAACCTTGACTTTGGAGGACTAAAGACCGAACATGACAGATATGGAATATTGACTGTGAAAGTCTCTGGGACTGTACATAAGGACAATTCCTATATTGGTATATTTGATCATACTTTCAAAGCCGTTCAATTGCCAGGAAAAAAGGAGTTCAAAATCAAATCAGTTCAACTCAATATGCAGACATAG